Below is a genomic region from Dioscorea cayenensis subsp. rotundata cultivar TDr96_F1 chromosome 14, TDr96_F1_v2_PseudoChromosome.rev07_lg8_w22 25.fasta, whole genome shotgun sequence.
tatattatatatatatatattattattattattattattattattacatatatacacacatattattattattattattatatattattattatatatatattattattattacatatatatattattatatattattatacatattattattatatattattattattattatacatatatacacacacattatatattatatactatatattattattatatattattatacatatattattattattattattattatatattattattattattaatattattattattattattattattaatattatatatatattattattattattattatatattaatattattattattattaatattattattattattattattaatattattattattatatatatattattattattatatattattattattattatatattattattattattattattatacacatatacacatatatatatatatatatatatatatatatatatatatatatatatatatatatcaacgaAGCATATATTGTGCTGAAAGCATAATGTgtaatattacatatataagAGCATATTGTCACTAATTACCAGCACCTTGTGGCTTGGCATTTGGAAAaccaagagaagaagagggAGGAGAAAAGGAAGAGATGGAGAAGAGTGACAGTCATTGTTATCTTCTCATTCTTTTGCAGCTTTTAGATTGAGTGATTGAGGTTGAAGGCCTTAGCTTATATATTCTTATTGTGGGTAGGTGTGGTGTGGGATGTGATTACATGAAATTTTAACATGTGAAACATATGGGTAGTTTGAGATCTATTAGCGGTGTGTAGGGATGTGATTTTTGGTGATATGATGCTCAAAATGTGGCAGGTAACACAGagggaaaacaaaatatattaatatatttcccaacaaaatgaaaagaacCCTAATTAACGCCTGCCACATTTTGAGCATCATATCCACAAAAATCACATCCCTACACACCGCCCTAATAAAATCTCAAACTACTGCATATGTTTCACATGTTAGAGCATCTTTCGTACAACAATCACATCcccacacgcacacacacacccctttaatgaaatatataaactaaagaGCCTTCAACCTCAAACCACTCCAATCTAAAGCTTTtgcaaagaatgaagaagataacAATGACTTCATCCACTCTTCTCCATCTCTTCCTTTTCTCCTccctcttcttctcttggtTTCCAAATGCCAAGCCACAAGGTGCTGGTGAGTggtgacaatatatatatatatatatatgtgcatgcattatgctttcctttaatATATACTTCacgttgatatatatatatatatatatatatatgatggtgtAGATATTGAGGATGATTTTAGCTACATTGAAGGGAGTCCTAATGGTCCTGAAAACTGGGGAAATATTAAACCAGAGTATGCGACCTGCGGCAATGGCAAAGAGCAGTCACCCGTCGTTTTGTCTCGTGACTATTTGCAATTTAATACAACTTTGGGGCCTTTGCAAAGAAGTTATAAGGCCACAGATGCAATATTGAAGAACCGTGGGTATGATATAATGGTACGTACATATACTAAATTACTAATATTAAGGTTCATGCATTCACTGACATTACCTACTTGtgatttctaaaaaaaacaattttttatataattattaacttatttttatattatataataaacaaacattaaaatttataaatttatggcTTAAAAATAAGTCATGTCTCAATTATGTGGTAACTACCACAGAATCGAGTATactggattaatttttttttatttaaataatggactaaataaattaaagaattgATCaccaataatcatataatacttttcaaaaataaattttaatttttagttaaagttttcaataaaataaattatcacttaaattactaatttttttaaaaaaaaattataatttagaaATAAGCCAACATATATAAGCTTACAACTACACATATACATGCTTTTAAAGTGTATTTCTACCCATAAAATTgtcagtaatatatatatatatatacacacctcCACCCCCTAATTAATCACAAAGTAAATTATTACACTTATTTGCACTCCAGTTTAATTCATCTAGTCCATTTACCATGCATGCGtgtccatgtatatatatatatatatatatataatgttttcttttttattttaatttatttttggatggatGAGTACAGTTGGGATGGACGGGTGATGCTGGTTCACTGGTGATCAATGAAACTGTGTACTATCTTAAGCAAATTCATTGGCATTCCCCTGCAGAGCATGCCACTTTTGATGGCACAAGgtctctatttatatatatatgtatatatatcttgtttCATTAGATggacatttaattattttatttattttattttttttttttggggtgtgTATAAAACTTATATAGATATGAGCTTGAGTCACACTTGGTTCATGAGAGCGAAGACCAAAAGATAGCAGTGATTGGTATTTTCCACAAACTTGGATCTCCCGACCCTCTCCTCGCagaggtaattaattaattaattaatattcttctaactttttattactaattactaacttaatttattaattattatgtagCTTGAAGACTATATCAAGCAGATTAGCACAGCCCGTGATTCTGAAGTAAATGTTGGAGTTGTTGATCCAAGTATTATTACTATTCAAGACACTATATATTATAGATACATGGGCTCATTAACCACCCCTCCTTGCACTGAAGGTGTCGTATGGACCATCACTAataaggtaattaattaattaattaaatgcttgttaaacttaaatatatatctttaattgtTAAAATGTTTAActttgtatatatgtttaatgtttaatagtTTGGATCTGTTTCACAAAGCCAAATAGATTTGCTGAAAGGGGCAGTGGATAATGTGAGTTTTTCTCTAAGCTTAATTAAttggattttaattaattattgattaagtTTGATTAACTTTTggtaattgattttgttttcagaGTGCTACAAACAATTCAAGGCCAGTGCAACCTATCAATTCACGTATCATCTGGTTTTATGTTCCTTCAAAATCAGATGCTTGATCCCATGCAATATGATTAAGCTTCAATGCTAGCTATGTATCTTATTATGTATAATAAATGGGAAAtaaatcttttgattttatttccaaaatctatcttaatataaattatattattctgttttATCTTTACAATTgtgcatggtttttttttttctttgtttctacaTAGTTGAGCTAAAtggatatttttgatattatgtCCTCAATTGCCTTCCTCTTTCACTCTAATTAAGATAGTTAAATGAGTTATTGTggataaaatagttaaatattttcattctttttccaTGTAACCAATCATTATTTCAACCATATctagaagtaaaaaaaaacatatattagaaattaattttattaaaatcaatcTCTATTTAAGAAAGAGATATAAGCTATTACAACTCCTCCAacacaatatttatatatatttacccataaatattttaagtgaatatatgcaaatgaaaaaataaaataaaataaacaacctCATTTCCAAcctttttcattttaatcactcaattttaaaaaattataatttgatcaCGAATATATGCGATTAACGACAATCACATATGGCATACTTCAGTATATCTTTACTCATAGCTATCATCTGACCTGACATATATCACATGTAATTACTGTTAATATCATACatttaaatggataaatcataataaaaactaaattttaaagACCAAAtcttaattgttttaaatgggatgaatgaaaaaaattgggacCATTTAGGTTTAccttatcttttctttcatcAATAATTGTACTACATCTCTTCCACCAATTTATTCTCAAGTAAAAGGACACatattctttttgtattttgtcccggttaattaatttcattcaatttttaGAGCAACTGGTTGTCAGCATGCATTGAAGAAATTAAGAAGATAGGACAAAAACGTTTGTTTTTACATATACCTTGATGAGATCTacttttctctttaaaaaaatttgaaaaaaaatccattttttttaaataattatatgtaactcttgaaattaaatatttcctACGCTTAAGTTACCTAATGGTAAATCATGAGTTAGTTTTAACCCAACACATAAAATGACCATAATGTCCCAATTAAGGTCAGCTgcctataaagaaaaaaaacagacTTTTATagcttttcttctttcaaaggtgaaaaaggcaaaataataataataataataaataaataaataaataataaataaataatcaacagTATATATCACTAATATGAATTTTTCTAATCATAAATGTaaatttagagaaaattttaaagaGTTATGTATAGTTATCAGTAAGTTAAAAAGATATTCTATATGAACAATCAGTAGATATCACATTCATATATTTGTATGTTTAATAGTTTGGAACTATTTCACAAAGCCAAATAGATTTGCTCAAAGGGTCAGTGGGTGGCTAAGTATTGCTAATTAATTACTAGAATAggcatttttttagaattatttaccaaactagtcatttttatttttaatattaaattttaaatttttaatagttGTGGGTTCCACTctggtttttaatattaaataaaatcagtAGGCCTCACTagctttttaatattaaaaatttatattttttaaaactgggATGGTTCTACTagcttttttaattaaaaataatttttacacTAAAATCCCttattatttactaaaatttttacaaCTAGTTTTATTCCCACGCTCTACTTCCACTAAAAATAAACTCACTTTCGATATTATTAATGAacgaaaaataattatattatattataaaaattattcaacaaatacaatatttaaattatattacgaCATACGACTCTGGACTCACCAAGATTCTGATAATTCTCGATGACTCATGACCGTGATATGATTATGTACGTGACTACAATGCTTTACTGACCGTCCCTCCCTTATATTATTCTGCTTTTATCTTTACAATTGTGGATCATGGATTTTTCTTTACTCTTTTGTTTCTACTGTAGTTGAGCTAaatagatattttgtttttaataaaaatagataaatcacgattttattgttaataaattgagaatatttttgatattatgtCCACAACTCCTTCCTCTTTCCCTctaaccaagatagttaaatattttcattttctttctttttccctaGTAATCTATCATTATTTCAACCATATCTAGAAGTTAAAAAACATAtctagaaaaattttatttttattaaaaatcaactCTATTTTTAGAAAGAGTATGTTATTCCAACTCCTccaacactatatatatatatatactactcataaatattttatgatatattcaaatgaaaaacaaaataaaataaatatcccGTAATTTTTTCACGTGTTTTCATTTCATCCATGCTTTAAAAAGTTTATAATCGATCCCTTATCTCTAGCTTTGTTGATCTTACTACCACTCTCAAACATACTGATCATACATGTGAAGATATTTTCACAGATATTTTTACTTTATCATACGTAATCACCAAGAATTCGTAGATATATCTCGAACgatcaaattataataaaactaaatataaaaataaaatcataataaaaataggtGAGTACAATAAAAACACACGGGAGGGGAATCATTTAGGCTCatcttacattttcttttcatcacTAATGTGCTACATGTCTTCCACCAATTTATTCTCAAGTAAAGGACACAAGTGTATTTTGTCTCAGcataataaatttcattcaatCTTTTAGAGCAACTTGTTGTCAGCATGCATTGAAGAAATTAAAGAGGATAGGACAAAACGTGAGTATATATATGCCTCTGAT
It encodes:
- the LOC120275830 gene encoding dioscorin dioA3-like, yielding MKKITMTSSTLLHLFLFSSLFFSWFPNAKPQGADIEDDFSYIEGSPNGPENWGNIKPEYATCGNGKEQSPVVLSRDYLQFNTTLGPLQRSYKATDAILKNRGYDIMLGWTGDAGSLVINETVYYLKQIHWHSPAEHATFDGTRYELESHLVHESEDQKIAVIGIFHKLGSPDPLLAELEDYIKQISTARDSEVNVGVVDPSIITIQDTIYYRYMGSLTTPPCTEGVVWTITNKFGSVSQSQIDLLKGAVDNSATNNSRPVQPINSRIIWFYVPSKSDA